The region CgtttgtgagtttctagatgcgTTTCCCAAGGATTTACCAGGTTTACACCTGGATAGAGAAATTGAATTCATGATCaaacttgcaccagaaacaacagcaatatctaaagcaccctatcgaatTGCACCTGTAGAATTGAAGGAACTCAAGACCCAGCTATAGGAATTGTTGCATacagggttcataagacctagtcattcgccatggggggcaccagttctatttgtgaaaaagaaggatggaagcatgaggatgtgcatcgattacagtgaactcaataaggtcaccattaagaagatatatcctttgcctaggatagatgacctttttgatcgATTGCAAGGGGCAGCAGTGTTCTCAAAGAATGATCTGCGATCCGGGTTCCATCAGTTTAAAGTGAAGGAGGGGGACATTCCTAAAACAGCTTTCAGAATTCGCTACATACATTATGAGTCCTAGTAATGTCTTTCAgactcactaatgccccagcgacattcatggacatgatgatcATAGTAtataaggactacttggataaatttttAGTAGTTTTTATAGACGACatccttatctactcaaagacCAAGGGAGAGCATCAGGAGCACCTGAGGTTGACGGTAAACAGACTATTAGAGCATCAACTATATGCTAATTTTTCTAAttgtgagttttggttggaacAAGTGACTTTCTTAAGGCATATAGTGTCATGGAATGGAGTAGAAGTGGATCTGGAAAAGattgaggccattagagactggccccaaccAAAGAATGCCTTAGAGGTTCGAAGCTTCTTGGGGTTTGCGGGTTACTATCAGAAGTTTGTTGAGggtttttcaaagattgccacacccttgaccaacttgacCCGCAAACACCAAAAGTTTACATGGACTAAGAAATGTTAAGAAAGCTTTTAgactatgaaggataagttgatcttcacacctatcctttgtgttcccacaaaGGGTGGGAAATTCGTgatgtattgtgatgcatcaaagaacaatttaggttgtgtgttgatgtagaatgggAAGGTGGAAGcatatgcctcaaggcagctcaAGGACTATGAGCAACGATATCCCACCTATGATCTTTtgttagcagcagtggtgttcacaCTGAAAATATGGATACATAACCTTTATGGGGATAATTATGAAATTTGCACCGATCACAAAATTCTGAAATACTTCATCACTCATTAAGAACTGAATATGAGACAAtggaggtggttagaattagtgaaggattatgattgcgaagTTCTATACCACCCGGGCAAGGAAAATATGGTGGCAATGTATTGAGTAGGTGAGGACATGGGAGTATCTCAGCTCTGAGCACGATAGAGATGCCTCTGCAGAATGAGATTATAAACGCCGGTATTGAGTTCGTGACAGGAGGCCTAGCAAATATCACTCTACAATCCTCCCTATTGGAACAGATTAGAGAAGGGCAGAAAGTGGATCAAGCCCTAATGAAGCAGGAGGCTTTGGTATAGAAAAGTGGTAGTGGCGACTTCACTATGTCTAACGGTGGATTGCTGCGATATAAATATAGGATCATTGTGCTGAACAATGATGATATCAAAGAAATTATTATGAAGCAGGAGCACACAACACTATATTCCTTACATCCACGATTGACAACGATGTACCAAGATCATAAGGTGTTGTATTgatggcctggaatgaagaaggacgttGCTAAGTTTGTTGCcaaatgtttgacatgtcagcaagtcaaagCAGAGCACCAAAGGCTAGCAAGGCTACTTCAATCGCTTTAagttccagaatggaaatgggaagatatagcaatggattttttggtagggttacctaggacaacaaaacaacatgattctgcttgggtaaTAATGGGTGGgctcactaagtctgcccattttctaCCAATTAAGACCACCTACTTGGCAGACTAGTGTGCAGAGTTATATGTGGGAGAGacagtgagacttcatggggttccaaagttgaTTATTTCTAATCGAGGGTTAGTATTCACATCGCACTTTTGGAAGGGATTACAGAAAGCCATGGGTACAAGCTTAAAGTTTAGTATCGCTTTTCATCCACAGACCAATGGGCAGTGTaatgacctaaatttgctaaaaaggcttagggcctt is a window of Humulus lupulus chromosome 4, drHumLupu1.1, whole genome shotgun sequence DNA encoding:
- the LOC133832790 gene encoding uncharacterized mitochondrial protein AtMg00860-like encodes the protein MDMMIIVYKDYLDKFLVVFIDDILIYSKTKGEHQEHLRLTVNRLLEHQLYANFSNCEFWLEQVTFLRHIVSWNGVEVDLEKIEAIRDWPQPKNALEVRSFLGFAGYYQKFVEGFSKIATPLTNLTRKHQKFTWTKKC